A window of Bacteroidota bacterium genomic DNA:
ACCATTATACCCATCACAATATGGGATGTCCAGGTGCTGATACGCAACACATTGACTTGAACACCAATGGCATCATACAACAAAAAATTTTAGGGTTAACGCCAGGGGTGAATTATACATTAACTTTTTTCACAAGTGTACATAAGAATTTGATAGGATGTGGGGCTACAACAAGTCAGGCTGCATTCGGCACCATACAGCTTATCCGTTATTTGGATAGTGTTACAGACCTTTCTGTTTCTATGCGGATACCTAAAACAGACACAGGTGTATGGAAACAAAGAACGTATGCCTTTATAGCCACTGCTGATAGTTTAATTTTAAGGTTTAAAGGGGATAGTAGCTGTTACCATTCAGGAGGAATCTTAGTGGATAGCGTTGTGATACGTTCGGTTTGTAATCCCGATTGCGAGGAGGAAGAGGATACCACGGTAGTCTGTCACCCCGAATGCCAAGATCATGATTGGTATGCGGTTGGCACTACTTCAGCCCCAATGTCTCCTACTGATAAAATTTTTCGGATTCAAAATGCGGGTATTGGTACTAACAACCCTATATGGAATTTTAAATTAACGATAGATAACCGCGACGATATCTTTGAGCAAAATAATAACCGCAATGCTATCCACGCCACAGCTATGCATACCAATTGTAGTTTTGGATATGGAATTTTGGTGAACACCAATCCCTTAGCAGGAACCAAAGCACTTGCCATACAAGGTAACGGAATCGACAGAGCTGTGATATACGGTAACGGTAAAAGCTGGTTTAGTAATGTAATGACGTTGGGGGGTAACCCTCCAGGTGATGCTTGCCAAGATTTGCCGTCTGTCCATATTCTTACAATTAATGGTACGGGTTTGATTAACGGAATGAATTTGACTTCTGACAGCAGGTTTAAAACGGATGTAAAACCCATTGAAAAAACCGATGAGAT
This region includes:
- a CDS encoding DUF642 domain-containing protein — protein: MKKLLPIKLNFLSALAFLLLSSVAFGQNLVQNGSFENSTPTAWNSNAYLAFTTLSSTSTLANWTYVGGDVNVHHYTHHNMGCPGADTQHIDLNTNGIIQQKILGLTPGVNYTLTFFTSVHKNLIGCGATTSQAAFGTIQLIRYLDSVTDLSVSMRIPKTDTGVWKQRTYAFIATADSLILRFKGDSSCYHSGGILVDSVVIRSVCNPDCEEEEDTTVVCHPECQDHDWYAVGTTSAPMSPTDKIFRIQNAGIGTNNPIWNFKLTIDNRDDIFEQNNNRNAIHATAMHTNCSFGYGILVNTNPLAGTKALAIQGNGIDRAVIYGNGKSWFSNVMTLGGNPPGDACQDLPSVHILTINGTGLINGMNLTSDSRFKTDVKPIEKTDEIISKLNPVVYKFKTEEFKNRNFPEGNTYGFIAQELKEVLPYTVTEETDGYLSVNYIAIIPVLTQAIKEQQEKIEKLEEKVAVMEGINKQQGTLEGSPEPQKVEINKTAMLMQNNPNPLSDVTFIDYYLPSTTVSAFIKVTDNNGRLIQAFPIEKTGYGQLELNCLNMATGTYYYSLIVDNNVIATKTMLIAKN